The following proteins are co-located in the Chlamydiota bacterium genome:
- a CDS encoding ABC transporter permease translates to MKNLIFKELWLRRGLLRSLVERNLKIRYKGSLLGFFWSLMDPLMMAVVYLVFIKLTRFQTDLPYLLSGVFIWQFLVLCVGDSFHAILGNTNLVKKVYFPRLILPLATALANLINFLLSLLILIIFLFLLGVKIHLLHLVYLPFLIFLEFMICSGLAFLFSSLTVYFRDTQHVVGIILMALFFMSPVIYPVQLVPERWLTLYLMNPMATILLGFRSGLLGTSFPWGGATIVSCLLSGVIFAGGIWVFIKLEPYFADEL, encoded by the coding sequence ATGAAAAACTTAATTTTTAAAGAATTATGGCTTCGTCGAGGACTTTTGAGGAGCCTGGTCGAACGCAATCTCAAGATTCGTTACAAAGGGTCTCTGCTTGGATTTTTCTGGTCCTTGATGGATCCTTTGATGATGGCGGTGGTCTATCTTGTCTTTATTAAGCTGACCCGATTTCAAACCGATCTTCCTTATCTTTTATCGGGTGTTTTTATTTGGCAGTTTTTGGTTCTGTGTGTCGGAGATTCATTCCATGCGATTTTAGGTAATACTAATTTAGTCAAAAAAGTCTACTTCCCCCGGCTTATTCTTCCCTTGGCAACCGCCTTGGCCAATCTCATTAACTTTCTGTTGTCTCTGTTGATTCTCATTATTTTTCTATTTTTGTTGGGGGTTAAAATCCATCTTCTTCATCTTGTCTATCTTCCTTTTTTAATTTTCTTAGAATTTATGATTTGTTCGGGGCTCGCGTTTCTTTTTTCGAGTCTAACGGTTTACTTTCGAGATACTCAGCATGTGGTGGGCATCATTCTCATGGCTCTTTTTTTTATGAGTCCTGTGATTTACCCTGTTCAATTAGTTCCCGAACGTTGGTTAACTCTTTATTTGATGAATCCCATGGCGACGATCTTGCTTGGATTTCGCTCAGGCCTTTTAGGGACTTCTTTCCCCTGGGGAGGAGCGACAATTGTTTCTTGCCTTTTGAGTGGGGTCATTTTTGCGGGAGGGATTTGGGTTTTCATCAAATTAGAGCCCTATTTTGCAGATGAGCTATAA
- a CDS encoding polysaccharide deacetylase family protein yields MRILFSLLIFFTLVVSGALFYVDYGPVSVLPILRYEHMGESDAKSPDYVHPRAFQRQMEYLASEKFHVIPLSQVIKIYQEGHSIPRHTIAITFDGGYADFKNYAAGLLEKYKFPATVFLRSSYLGQAGYMTKNEVFEIAQRGVIEFGSNGQTGKNLAKTGMDAYSEIFISRMALQKEVERPVYFFSYPEGGIQPALENLAKESGYHGACALTPGKRYKNNNPYAMKRISITYQDDNTFFFKFKAWGNFILIQEWWEARKNKVKS; encoded by the coding sequence ATGAGAATTCTATTTTCTTTGCTTATCTTTTTTACTTTGGTCGTGAGTGGGGCCCTTTTTTATGTAGATTATGGCCCGGTGAGTGTCCTTCCGATTTTGAGATATGAACATATGGGTGAATCTGATGCTAAGTCGCCCGATTATGTTCATCCCCGTGCGTTTCAAAGGCAGATGGAGTATCTTGCAAGTGAGAAATTCCATGTTATTCCCTTGAGCCAGGTGATTAAAATTTATCAAGAAGGCCACTCGATCCCTCGCCATACGATTGCCATTACCTTTGATGGAGGATATGCTGATTTTAAGAATTATGCGGCTGGCCTTCTTGAAAAATATAAGTTTCCTGCCACGGTTTTCTTGCGGTCCTCCTATCTGGGACAAGCAGGATACATGACAAAAAATGAGGTTTTTGAAATTGCGCAAAGGGGAGTCATCGAGTTTGGGTCCAATGGCCAAACAGGTAAAAATTTAGCTAAGACGGGAATGGATGCCTACAGTGAAATTTTTATTTCTCGCATGGCTCTTCAAAAAGAGGTGGAGCGTCCGGTTTATTTTTTTAGTTATCCTGAAGGTGGGATTCAACCGGCTCTAGAAAATTTGGCAAAAGAGAGCGGATATCATGGAGCTTGTGCTTTGACCCCAGGGAAAAGATATAAAAACAATAATCCCTATGCGATGAAGCGTATTTCGATTACCTATCAGGATGACAATACCTTTTTTTTCAAATTCAAAGCCTGGGGAAATTTTATTCTGATTCAAGAATGGTGGGAAGCAAGGAAAAACAAAGTTAAAAGTTAA
- a CDS encoding glycosyltransferase family 4 protein — protein MKIKVLLVASHLDAGGITSYLLTLAKALKEKGVDPFIASGGGQFERSTDLAHFNIGIHTKSELSLHVLKGAWRMKKIIQEEGIQLIHAQTRVAAVTSFIASHLCGIPFLTTAHGFYRPHRGRKIFPCWGDAVIAISSHVRDHLEKDFKVSHEKIHLIYNGTDLSKLNHLPLEEEKMEFRRQYHLDKDIPTIGIIARLSPVKGHRFLLEALHALSKVRKLQCLVVGDGPSRKEFLDDLTRFNLKNIVRWIPWTDHSWEVLSLLDVFVLPSLQEGLSLSILEAQAAGVPVVASNVGGISEVVVDGKTGILVPPQDSQALERTLNKMLEDPALARHMGSQGREHVSQKFNLDRMTDKVIALYEKVLSHSK, from the coding sequence ATGAAGATAAAAGTACTTTTGGTCGCTTCCCATTTAGATGCGGGAGGGATTACTTCCTATCTATTGACCTTGGCCAAGGCTTTAAAAGAAAAAGGGGTTGATCCTTTCATTGCGTCGGGAGGAGGTCAGTTTGAAAGGTCAACGGATTTGGCCCATTTCAATATTGGGATTCATACCAAGTCAGAGCTGAGTCTCCATGTGTTAAAAGGGGCGTGGAGAATGAAAAAGATTATACAAGAGGAAGGAATCCAGTTGATTCATGCCCAAACCCGTGTGGCAGCCGTCACAAGCTTTATTGCTTCCCATCTGTGTGGTATTCCTTTTTTAACCACGGCCCATGGCTTTTATCGACCTCATCGGGGTCGTAAAATATTTCCTTGTTGGGGGGATGCAGTGATTGCCATCAGCAGTCACGTTCGAGATCATTTAGAAAAGGACTTTAAAGTTTCGCACGAAAAGATTCATTTAATTTATAATGGAACAGATCTTTCAAAGTTGAATCACCTCCCTTTGGAAGAGGAAAAAATGGAATTCAGACGTCAATACCATTTGGATAAAGATATTCCAACCATTGGAATCATTGCCCGATTGTCTCCTGTCAAGGGACATCGATTTCTGTTGGAGGCTCTTCATGCGTTATCTAAAGTTAGAAAGCTTCAATGTTTGGTTGTTGGGGACGGTCCTTCTCGAAAGGAGTTTCTCGATGATTTAACTCGTTTCAACCTGAAAAATATTGTACGCTGGATTCCTTGGACAGATCATTCATGGGAGGTGCTATCGCTTTTAGATGTTTTTGTCCTTCCCTCTTTACAGGAGGGCTTGAGTCTCTCAATTTTAGAAGCTCAGGCCGCAGGGGTTCCCGTGGTTGCAAGCAATGTAGGGGGAATTTCTGAAGTCGTGGTGGATGGCAAAACAGGAATCTTGGTTCCACCTCAGGATTCCCAAGCTCTTGAGCGCACCCTCAACAAAATGCTTGAGGACCCTGCCTTGGCTCGTCACATGGGAAGTCAAGGTCGTGAACACGTGAGTCAGAAATTTAACCTGGATCGCATGACCGACAAAGTCATTGCATTGTATGAAAAGGTCTTATCTCATTCAAAATGA
- the ugpC gene encoding sn-glycerol-3-phosphate ABC transporter ATP-binding protein UgpC encodes MAQVKLINLNKIYPGNITAVNNVNLEIKDKEFVVLVGPSGCGKSSTLRMIAGLEDISSGEICIEGKRINEVLPKDRDIAMVFQNYALYPHMSVYKNMAFGLMLRKFPKAEIDKRVRDASEILGIQNLLDRKPVALSGGQRQRVAVGRAIVRKPKAFLFDEPLSNLDAKLRVQMRTEISKLHIRLQSTMIYVTHDQVEAMTMGDRIVVMKDGEIQQVNDPLSIYNEPANKFVASFIGSPPMNFIDGILIKRDGALFFKEDLFQFKVSEGMMSRLSNYIDKKITFGIRPEDIYDKLFLGDASAENTTKATVEVVEPMGAELFLYLKKGKLSFVARVDADQKAEVNQDIEMVLDMAKAHFFDPVTEKTIC; translated from the coding sequence ATGGCCCAAGTAAAATTAATTAATCTCAATAAGATTTATCCCGGCAACATTACGGCTGTTAACAATGTCAATTTAGAGATCAAAGACAAAGAATTTGTTGTTCTTGTTGGACCTTCGGGTTGTGGGAAATCCTCAACCTTGAGGATGATCGCGGGTCTGGAGGATATTTCCTCTGGAGAGATTTGTATCGAGGGTAAAAGAATCAATGAGGTTCTTCCCAAAGACCGAGATATCGCCATGGTCTTTCAGAACTATGCCCTTTATCCCCACATGAGTGTCTATAAGAATATGGCGTTTGGGCTCATGCTTAGAAAATTTCCAAAAGCTGAGATTGATAAACGTGTCCGCGATGCTTCCGAAATCTTAGGGATTCAAAATCTCCTGGACCGAAAACCTGTGGCTTTGTCTGGCGGACAACGACAGCGGGTTGCGGTTGGACGAGCCATTGTTAGAAAACCAAAAGCCTTTCTCTTTGATGAGCCGCTTTCAAATCTAGATGCGAAGCTGCGAGTCCAGATGAGAACGGAAATCAGTAAACTCCATATTCGTCTGCAATCCACGATGATTTACGTCACCCATGATCAAGTCGAGGCCATGACCATGGGAGATCGCATTGTCGTGATGAAGGATGGGGAAATTCAACAAGTGAATGATCCGCTGAGTATCTACAATGAGCCGGCCAACAAATTTGTGGCAAGTTTCATTGGAAGTCCCCCTATGAATTTTATCGATGGAATACTGATCAAGCGGGATGGAGCCCTTTTCTTCAAAGAAGATCTCTTTCAATTCAAAGTCAGTGAAGGAATGATGTCTCGTTTATCGAATTATATTGATAAAAAAATTACCTTTGGAATACGCCCCGAAGATATTTATGATAAATTGTTTTTAGGGGATGCCTCTGCCGAAAACACGACCAAGGCGACTGTTGAAGTGGTAGAGCCCATGGGGGCTGAGTTATTTCTTTATCTTAAGAAAGGGAAGCTTTCCTTTGTGGCACGTGTCGATGCTGATCAAAAAGCAGAAGTCAATCAGGATATCGAAATGGTCTTGGACATGGCAAAGGCACACTTCTTTGATCCAGTAACTGAAAAAACGATTTGCTGA
- a CDS encoding sensor domain-containing diguanylate cyclase produces MNRYLSERVLTVLSFLLLVSFQLFITSPGRNLPQEWIKLSSLFYIPIILLARMSFSVLGTLMATVTSLLLSCIVFFRGNVPHCWGWLMIPPMVTLSVFISMQRFHKMRVQRKIELQHLEAECNDVSEQYAKHKAMIKSLKNKISHFSTLRCLGEKLVSTLSLDTTGQKTLEAAHQLIGKGDKARVFLLDNNLKTLIEVHQIDLTEDGKTLSIDPDDLFNPWILKNHQNLLVQDLPTDFRFKETSKKNPQLSLIASPLITENKLLGVLRMESIQSHAFQLEDLRMLATLSTIASTALKNARLYGETLELSIKDGLTGLYVPTHYHQELEKVFGQARKKGQPLSLLMADIDYFKSINDQFGHTVGDSILKKISEILRQEIHPNYLPTRYGGEEFSAFFPGWNIRQTIELCETLRKKIEQLSFEIRREILSVTISIGVSEMKPNDLSKEDLIHRTDQALYQAKRTGRNRVCLES; encoded by the coding sequence ATGAATCGCTATTTATCTGAACGCGTCTTAACGGTCCTTTCATTCCTTCTACTCGTCTCATTCCAACTCTTCATCACAAGCCCTGGACGAAACCTCCCCCAAGAGTGGATCAAGTTGAGCAGTCTTTTTTATATTCCTATCATCTTGCTCGCCCGTATGAGCTTTAGTGTTCTGGGCACTTTGATGGCTACCGTCACAAGCCTTCTTTTATCGTGCATCGTTTTCTTTAGAGGGAATGTCCCCCACTGTTGGGGATGGTTAATGATTCCTCCCATGGTCACCCTGTCAGTTTTTATATCGATGCAGCGCTTTCATAAAATGAGGGTTCAAAGGAAAATCGAGCTCCAGCATCTGGAAGCTGAATGTAACGATGTATCTGAACAATACGCCAAACATAAAGCCATGATCAAATCCCTTAAAAATAAAATTTCCCATTTTTCAACCCTTCGATGCCTGGGAGAAAAACTGGTCTCAACACTTTCCTTGGACACGACCGGCCAAAAAACCCTAGAGGCCGCTCATCAACTGATTGGGAAGGGGGATAAGGCCCGTGTATTCCTACTGGATAATAATTTAAAAACCCTGATCGAGGTCCATCAAATCGATTTAACCGAAGATGGCAAAACATTATCCATTGATCCTGATGACCTTTTTAATCCGTGGATTCTTAAAAATCACCAAAATCTATTGGTTCAAGACCTCCCGACTGACTTTCGGTTTAAAGAAACATCTAAAAAAAATCCTCAACTTTCATTGATTGCGTCTCCCTTAATTACTGAAAATAAATTGCTCGGCGTTCTTCGCATGGAAAGCATTCAATCTCACGCCTTCCAACTTGAAGACCTACGAATGCTCGCGACCCTCTCAACCATCGCCTCTACCGCCCTTAAAAATGCCCGCCTCTATGGCGAGACTCTAGAACTTTCTATTAAAGATGGGCTAACGGGACTCTATGTTCCAACCCATTATCATCAGGAACTTGAAAAAGTATTTGGTCAGGCAAGAAAAAAAGGGCAACCCCTTTCCCTTTTGATGGCTGACATCGATTATTTTAAATCCATCAATGACCAATTTGGTCATACGGTAGGAGATAGCATTCTTAAAAAAATTTCCGAAATTTTACGCCAGGAGATTCATCCAAACTATCTTCCGACTCGATATGGCGGAGAAGAATTTTCAGCGTTCTTTCCAGGATGGAACATCCGCCAAACAATAGAACTCTGTGAAACTTTAAGAAAAAAGATAGAACAACTGTCCTTCGAAATTCGTCGTGAAATTTTGAGTGTGACCATCAGTATTGGAGTCAGTGAAATGAAACCGAATGATTTGAGTAAGGAAGATTTGATCCACCGAACCGATCAAGCCCTTTATCAAGCCAAAAGAACAGGAAGAAATCGCGTGTGTCTGGAGTCATAA
- a CDS encoding GGDEF domain-containing protein, with protein sequence MEPFLILILLTSSTALVLMEKDRWNYHSILGLVLIWIFFQREGFSIIFLEIGILGLCWYSCLKMTFLLKKREQENLEKFIPPIQQKRTMIESLAMSDSVIFEESKILARSLAQKEALYESLKELNKTLEFSKTIEVASNLISQLTSFEKGWLWVSAASENNATPSLCYELSRNEKPMLRKGNFEENFTDSQKKLLTRCIHSRTPVFINHPDQDPSLSPQEIFSGMALSGISLFHEETFLGAFLIEGCKKKELESLEILALQLSMEIKETLLYEKVRNLSFMDGLTQVYLRRHLLLLLEEELKRLQQQKKPCSILMVDLDYFKSFNDHFGHLVGDILLKQISMSLQENLRPMDLVGRFGGEEFMIALPETMVEEALDIAERIRTSVEKAEYWIHEKRFKLTLSIGIANYPQDALKLSLLIQMADTALYQAKNQGRNRTCIYHQ encoded by the coding sequence ATGGAACCGTTTCTCATCCTCATACTCTTAACCTCTTCTACTGCTTTAGTTCTCATGGAGAAAGATCGGTGGAATTATCATTCGATCCTCGGCCTCGTTTTAATTTGGATTTTTTTTCAACGTGAAGGCTTTTCTATCATTTTTCTTGAAATAGGTATTCTTGGCCTTTGCTGGTATTCTTGTTTAAAGATGACCTTTCTTCTTAAGAAAAGAGAACAAGAAAATTTAGAGAAGTTTATCCCTCCTATTCAACAAAAAAGAACCATGATCGAATCTCTTGCCATGAGTGACTCCGTCATTTTCGAAGAGTCTAAAATCCTTGCAAGAAGTTTGGCTCAAAAAGAGGCCTTATACGAATCCCTTAAAGAATTAAATAAAACACTCGAATTTTCAAAAACAATTGAAGTTGCTTCCAACCTCATTTCTCAACTGACGAGTTTTGAAAAAGGGTGGCTTTGGGTCAGTGCTGCCTCTGAAAATAACGCCACCCCCTCTTTATGCTACGAACTTTCTCGCAATGAAAAACCCATGCTTAGAAAAGGAAATTTCGAAGAAAACTTCACTGATTCACAGAAAAAACTTCTTACACGATGTATTCATTCACGAACTCCCGTATTCATCAATCATCCAGACCAAGATCCTTCATTGAGCCCTCAAGAAATCTTCTCTGGAATGGCCCTTTCAGGAATTAGTCTTTTTCATGAAGAAACTTTTTTGGGCGCCTTTCTCATTGAGGGCTGTAAGAAAAAGGAACTCGAGTCTCTAGAGATTTTAGCGCTTCAATTGAGCATGGAAATCAAGGAAACCCTTCTTTATGAAAAAGTCAGGAATTTATCCTTCATGGATGGACTGACCCAAGTCTATTTAAGACGACACTTGCTTTTACTTTTGGAAGAAGAATTAAAACGTCTTCAGCAACAAAAAAAGCCCTGTTCCATTTTAATGGTCGATCTCGATTATTTTAAAAGTTTTAACGATCACTTTGGTCATTTGGTTGGAGACATTCTCCTCAAACAAATATCGATGAGCCTTCAAGAAAACTTAAGACCCATGGATCTTGTTGGCCGCTTTGGAGGGGAAGAATTCATGATTGCACTCCCAGAAACCATGGTGGAGGAAGCTTTGGATATCGCTGAAAGAATTAGAACCAGCGTTGAAAAAGCTGAATATTGGATTCATGAAAAACGATTTAAACTCACCCTCAGCATCGGAATTGCAAATTATCCTCAAGATGCCCTCAAACTCTCTCTCCTCATCCAAATGGCAGACACCGCTCTTTACCAAGCCAAAAACCAGGGAAGAAATCGGACGTGCATCTACCATCAATGA
- a CDS encoding cold-shock protein, with the protein MAKGTVKWFNDQKGYGFITPENGKDLFVHYSSIQGDGFKTLREGDAVEFEVTRGPKGEQATNVVKR; encoded by the coding sequence ATGGCCAAAGGAACAGTTAAATGGTTCAATGACCAAAAAGGTTACGGATTCATTACCCCTGAAAATGGAAAGGATTTGTTTGTTCACTATTCTTCTATCCAGGGCGATGGCTTCAAGACACTTCGCGAAGGCGATGCAGTAGAGTTTGAAGTGACACGTGGCCCCAAGGGTGAACAGGCAACAAACGTTGTAAAGCGCTAA
- a CDS encoding response regulator produces the protein MQFKKIKLGLSLKFILLTTLLIILTSLTLGFFFLHSKEKDYVNFLKSRGIALSRTLAFNSEYGVLTSNTDVLAKLAQGILQESDVSYCVIHDSQGKILVEYYLGNALKPNIPLPLIDHALKIKFPGEETLIQPLSIKIDLPQAFDIATIVKTRRLSKTHERGELLPGYLGILEQIKRRLKIEGQIIEEKIGTVRVGLSLVSLNQSVLRIQKAIGMITLLVAFVGILITIILVQLIIRPIQRLVYGTRQIARGDLTYEVKVYSRDEIGELASSFNQMTLFLRKSRDQVEEYRKNLEQMVEERTRQLKETEAELIRSEKFAAIGELITGITHELNNKLTPILGYVQIFKAMKTNDKLSKYMEIIEESALAAKKIVESLLKFSRTTPPQKIYYNLNETMEGTLLLVEPDIRKNNILLKKTLDPQLPMTMSDPSLISQAFLNILNNACQAMEEKGGKLTIQSYQKNEKIFFSIQDTGVGIPKENLMRIFDPFFSTKEVGKGTGLGLSISYGIIQSHEGNIHVESQSKEGSTFIIELPIKAPDQISTRTPIPPKRRRISKKGKILIIEDDPSVQTLLTDLLRNRHEVTTAMDGQEGKKIIEKTKFDLYLVDLRMPYMNGKELYEWIKTACPSEKEKVIFITGDTHDKKTQIFLSEADRPHLSKPFQMESLENLIWQILEKKL, from the coding sequence ATGCAATTTAAAAAGATAAAATTAGGGCTCTCTTTAAAATTCATTCTGCTGACGACCCTCCTCATTATTCTCACCTCCCTCACGTTAGGATTCTTCTTCCTTCACAGTAAAGAAAAAGACTATGTTAATTTTCTTAAATCCAGAGGGATTGCCCTTTCCAGGACCCTTGCCTTTAACAGTGAATATGGCGTTTTAACCAGTAATACAGACGTTCTAGCAAAGCTAGCCCAAGGGATTCTTCAAGAATCAGATGTGTCTTATTGCGTCATCCACGATTCACAAGGAAAAATTTTGGTTGAATATTATCTTGGGAATGCCCTGAAACCCAACATTCCTCTTCCCCTGATCGATCATGCCTTAAAAATCAAATTCCCTGGAGAAGAAACTTTGATCCAACCGCTTTCAATCAAGATAGATCTCCCCCAAGCTTTTGACATTGCCACGATTGTTAAAACCCGTCGTCTTTCGAAAACACATGAACGGGGAGAACTCCTACCAGGATACCTAGGCATTCTGGAACAAATTAAGAGAAGGCTTAAGATTGAAGGTCAGATCATCGAAGAAAAAATTGGAACTGTTCGAGTGGGATTATCCCTGGTTAGCCTTAATCAATCGGTCTTGAGAATTCAAAAGGCGATCGGCATGATTACCTTACTCGTTGCCTTTGTCGGGATCCTGATCACCATTATCTTAGTCCAACTGATTATTCGACCGATTCAAAGACTGGTGTATGGAACTCGCCAAATTGCCCGAGGCGATTTGACTTATGAAGTAAAAGTTTACTCTCGAGATGAGATTGGAGAACTCGCTTCCTCCTTCAATCAAATGACACTTTTCTTACGAAAATCTCGAGATCAAGTCGAGGAGTACCGAAAGAATCTAGAGCAAATGGTTGAAGAGCGTACCCGACAGTTAAAAGAAACGGAGGCTGAACTGATCCGTTCAGAAAAATTTGCAGCCATTGGAGAACTGATCACGGGAATCACGCATGAACTGAACAATAAATTAACCCCAATCCTGGGCTACGTCCAAATCTTTAAAGCCATGAAGACGAACGATAAATTATCAAAATACATGGAAATTATCGAAGAATCGGCTCTCGCCGCAAAAAAAATCGTTGAATCCCTTTTGAAGTTTTCCAGAACCACTCCTCCCCAAAAAATTTATTACAACCTTAATGAAACCATGGAGGGGACCCTTTTACTCGTTGAACCCGATATTCGAAAAAACAACATCCTCCTTAAAAAAACGCTGGACCCTCAACTTCCCATGACCATGTCCGATCCCTCTCTCATCAGCCAGGCCTTCTTAAATATTTTGAACAATGCATGTCAGGCGATGGAGGAAAAGGGAGGGAAATTAACCATTCAGTCGTATCAGAAAAATGAGAAAATTTTCTTTTCCATCCAGGATACAGGAGTCGGCATTCCCAAAGAAAATTTGATGCGTATCTTCGACCCCTTCTTTTCAACCAAAGAAGTAGGGAAGGGAACAGGTCTTGGCCTCTCGATCTCTTACGGAATCATCCAAAGTCATGAAGGAAATATTCATGTCGAGAGTCAATCGAAAGAAGGATCCACCTTTATCATTGAACTTCCCATTAAAGCTCCAGACCAAATCTCTACACGAACGCCCATCCCCCCGAAAAGACGTCGAATCTCTAAAAAGGGAAAAATTTTAATTATTGAAGATGATCCTTCTGTTCAAACCCTTTTAACCGATCTCTTAAGGAACCGACATGAAGTCACAACAGCGATGGATGGACAGGAGGGAAAAAAGATTATTGAAAAAACAAAATTTGATCTCTATCTGGTAGACTTAAGAATGCCCTACATGAATGGAAAAGAACTCTATGAATGGATAAAAACTGCATGCCCCTCAGAAAAAGAAAAAGTGATCTTCATCACGGGAGATACGCATGATAAAAAGACTCAAATTTTCCTAAGTGAAGCGGACCGACCCCACCTTTCAAAACCCTTTCAGATGGAAAGTCTAGAAAATTTAATATGGCAAATTCTTGAAAAAAAACTGTAA
- a CDS encoding citrate synthase (catalyzes the formation of citrate from acetyl-CoA and oxaloacetate): MGNTELKSQKSYSPGLEGVIAGPSQISEIDPRTDHLTYRGYDIHELTKYSVYEEVAYLLLFGTLPKKDEFKKFLNELILNRPIPQPLLEMFKQFPSSSHPMDLLRTGVSMLSVFDPDRTVHTHDANLKKAIRLIAQFPTLVAASFRLTRGEKVISPLSDGTHAENFIYMMKGKRPDAEATRIFDRTLMIYAEHGFNASTFSSRVTASTLSDMHSAITSGIGTLKGSLHGGANEEAMKMILEIGEPSKAKSWIDEALVQKRKIMGFGHREYKKGDPRARLLKPFAESLGKKMGQTKWMEISEVIEKVMLKEKNLYPNVDFPAAVVFYLLGFPTEIYTPIFALARIAGWSSHVIEQLDHNRLIRPECEYTGKRDEPYIPIEQR; this comes from the coding sequence ATGGGCAACACCGAATTAAAATCTCAAAAATCCTATAGCCCCGGCTTAGAGGGTGTCATTGCGGGCCCCTCACAAATTTCAGAAATTGATCCTCGGACCGATCATTTGACTTATCGAGGTTACGATATTCATGAACTTACAAAATATTCTGTCTACGAAGAAGTTGCTTATCTTTTGCTTTTTGGGACGTTGCCTAAGAAAGATGAATTTAAAAAATTTTTGAACGAATTAATTCTAAACCGTCCGATTCCCCAACCCCTTCTTGAGATGTTTAAACAGTTTCCTTCTTCATCTCACCCCATGGATCTCTTGAGGACCGGGGTTTCCATGTTGAGTGTGTTTGATCCCGATCGAACGGTTCATACCCATGATGCAAATCTAAAAAAGGCTATTCGATTGATTGCGCAGTTTCCAACGCTTGTTGCTGCCAGTTTTCGACTGACGCGAGGGGAGAAGGTTATTTCCCCTCTTTCGGATGGAACGCATGCAGAGAATTTTATTTACATGATGAAAGGGAAGAGGCCCGACGCCGAGGCCACTCGTATTTTTGATCGGACCCTGATGATTTATGCTGAACATGGCTTTAACGCGTCCACCTTTTCAAGTCGTGTAACAGCCTCAACCCTTTCCGACATGCATTCAGCGATTACCTCTGGGATTGGGACTCTAAAGGGGTCTCTTCATGGAGGGGCGAATGAAGAGGCGATGAAGATGATTTTAGAAATTGGGGAACCTTCAAAAGCAAAATCTTGGATTGATGAAGCCTTGGTTCAAAAAAGGAAAATCATGGGGTTTGGGCATCGGGAATATAAAAAAGGGGATCCCCGTGCAAGACTTTTAAAGCCCTTCGCCGAATCTTTGGGAAAGAAAATGGGACAAACAAAATGGATGGAAATTTCTGAAGTGATTGAAAAGGTCATGCTCAAAGAGAAAAATCTTTATCCCAATGTTGATTTTCCTGCAGCGGTTGTTTTCTATTTACTTGGGTTTCCGACCGAGATTTATACCCCCATCTTTGCGTTGGCAAGAATTGCAGGATGGTCTTCACACGTGATTGAGCAACTGGATCATAACCGTCTCATTCGTCCTGAATGTGAATATACCGGGAAGCGAGATGAGCCTTATATTCCGATTGAGCAAAGGTGA